One genomic window of Sphingobacterium oryzagri includes the following:
- a CDS encoding SusC/RagA family TonB-linked outer membrane protein — MKTHRKIDQFCRIMGFLAFLLFAFTTSQYVSAQSNKLNARSISGTVQNESGEPLAAVTIQIKGLNRSTTTNVQGHFQIEVEEKDATLMIQAIGYQSQEISVQNNRPLTIVLQPDVTGLEEVVVTALGISRQAKSLGYAAQEIKGNELSEVRSGNFVDGLAGKIAGITVVGNPSGVGGSSRITIRGDKSLNINANQPLFVIDGVPITNEIFGSSGRSFQETDYGNGAGLVNPDDVESVSVLKGANASALYGSRAANGVILITTKSGKGQRGLGISVNSSVTFDNPLVLPNFQNMYGQGVNGEFSFEDGAGAGLNDGVDESWGPLLDGRLIKQFDSPTSNGYRGGDVNLVDDGAIGSAADLAARGQITATPWLARPNNVRNFFETGKTFINNIAFAGGNDKGDFRFAYTNFDQSGIVPNTDLTRHTFALNSSYKLTDRLDLRTSVNYIHSNSDNRPNLSYGTENIIYLLYGWLGRQVDLDPKKDWWQPGMENIQQFNSNYNYHDNPYYNLFVNTNGITDSRIFGNIMLNYKFSDHFKAFLRIGTDYTNQQQTRRRAFSTQRFPFGSYRENKLTNEERNMDFLLSYNKRFGDINFAVNAGGNQRSVLGNMLDVSAPQLIIPGTFSLANTRVALVSDQYNTRKRVNSVYGSAQIDYRDFLFLELTARNDWASSLTLPIGASPIATTDNSYFYPSASLSFVLNGVVDLPKWWSYAKLRAGFAQVGNDTDPYTFSQPYLRSDPYGGYPAFSESGRLPNYNLKPEISDSYEVGTELRFLDSRLNFDFTYYNITTRNQILTNVPLSYSSGLSGMVLNAGKIRNWGYEAMLNAIPVRTGSGFEWNFNINFSANRSTVLELAPDQGVSNYVMASRYVSIEAREGERMGNMYGLGYRRVQDRNSPYYGQIIFNNDGKPLPTENIVNLGNYNPDWLMGVRNNFTFKGVHLGALLDIRYGGEIYSHTQVIGRETGSLIETLEGRANGYDLNQEGNGVIGQGVVQNADGSYSPNAVKLSAREWHTSYTLGRSLLEGAIFDASFIKLRELSVGYTLPARVMGKLPIRDVKFSLIGRNLAVWSNVPHIDPETASMSGGTIIPGVESMALPSTRSWGFSLNFKL; from the coding sequence ATGAAAACGCATCGAAAAATAGATCAATTCTGCCGAATAATGGGTTTTTTAGCATTCCTTTTGTTCGCATTCACAACATCGCAGTATGTATCTGCACAAAGCAATAAACTAAACGCACGTAGCATATCCGGTACGGTACAAAATGAAAGCGGCGAGCCCCTTGCGGCGGTAACCATACAGATTAAAGGCCTCAACCGCTCAACCACCACCAATGTCCAAGGCCACTTTCAAATTGAAGTGGAAGAAAAAGACGCTACACTCATGATCCAAGCCATTGGTTACCAATCACAAGAAATTTCCGTTCAAAACAATCGGCCATTGACGATCGTTTTGCAGCCTGATGTAACAGGCCTTGAAGAAGTTGTGGTCACGGCACTGGGTATTTCGCGTCAGGCTAAATCCCTCGGCTATGCCGCACAAGAAATTAAAGGAAATGAGCTGAGCGAAGTGCGCAGCGGCAATTTTGTCGATGGGCTTGCGGGCAAAATTGCGGGTATTACCGTTGTAGGAAATCCTTCGGGTGTTGGTGGATCATCGCGTATCACCATCCGTGGCGACAAATCCCTAAATATCAACGCCAACCAGCCGCTGTTTGTTATTGACGGTGTGCCTATTACCAATGAAATATTCGGATCTTCAGGACGCAGTTTTCAAGAGACCGATTACGGGAATGGTGCCGGATTGGTAAATCCAGATGACGTCGAATCAGTATCTGTGCTGAAAGGCGCAAATGCATCTGCACTATACGGCTCACGAGCTGCCAACGGCGTTATCTTGATCACGACCAAATCGGGCAAAGGACAGCGCGGTCTGGGCATCAGTGTCAACTCTAGCGTGACGTTTGATAATCCGCTTGTGCTCCCTAATTTTCAAAACATGTACGGGCAAGGCGTAAATGGCGAGTTTTCCTTTGAAGACGGTGCCGGCGCAGGCCTCAACGACGGGGTTGACGAAAGCTGGGGACCGTTACTTGATGGTCGCTTGATCAAACAATTTGATTCGCCGACGAGCAACGGCTATCGCGGCGGCGATGTTAACCTTGTAGACGATGGTGCTATCGGTAGCGCGGCAGACCTTGCCGCTCGCGGCCAGATTACCGCCACACCTTGGCTGGCGCGCCCCAACAACGTGCGTAATTTTTTCGAAACGGGAAAAACTTTTATCAATAACATTGCCTTTGCCGGAGGAAATGACAAAGGCGACTTTCGCTTTGCATACACCAACTTTGATCAAAGCGGAATCGTGCCTAATACCGATCTTACACGGCACACTTTTGCGTTAAACAGCAGCTATAAGCTCACCGATCGCTTAGATTTACGCACTTCAGTAAACTATATTCACAGCAATAGTGACAACCGTCCAAACTTAAGTTACGGTACGGAAAATATCATTTACTTGTTGTATGGTTGGCTGGGTCGCCAGGTGGATCTTGATCCGAAGAAAGATTGGTGGCAGCCCGGCATGGAAAATATTCAGCAGTTTAACTCCAATTACAACTATCACGACAATCCCTATTACAATTTGTTTGTCAATACCAATGGCATCACCGATAGCCGGATTTTTGGTAACATCATGTTAAACTATAAGTTTTCTGATCATTTTAAAGCTTTTCTACGTATCGGTACCGACTATACCAATCAGCAACAAACCCGCCGTCGCGCATTCAGCACACAGCGCTTCCCATTTGGTTCTTATCGTGAAAACAAACTGACCAACGAAGAGCGCAATATGGACTTTTTGCTTTCTTACAACAAACGTTTTGGCGACATCAACTTCGCGGTCAATGCCGGGGGCAATCAACGTTCGGTATTGGGCAATATGCTGGATGTCAGCGCGCCGCAACTTATCATCCCGGGTACATTCTCGCTGGCAAACACACGGGTGGCTCTGGTTTCTGATCAGTACAACACGCGCAAGCGCGTTAATAGCGTATATGGCTCGGCACAGATCGACTACCGCGACTTTCTCTTTTTAGAGCTTACCGCTCGCAACGACTGGGCAAGTTCGCTTACGCTTCCTATTGGTGCCTCGCCTATTGCCACGACGGATAATTCCTATTTCTATCCATCAGCCTCGTTAAGCTTTGTGCTCAATGGCGTTGTCGACCTGCCCAAGTGGTGGTCTTACGCGAAGTTGCGCGCCGGCTTTGCGCAAGTAGGTAATGATACCGATCCATACACCTTTTCACAGCCTTATCTCCGCAGTGATCCTTACGGAGGATATCCGGCTTTTTCAGAGTCTGGACGTCTGCCTAATTACAATTTAAAACCAGAGATCAGTGACTCGTATGAAGTTGGTACCGAGCTTCGCTTTTTGGATAGCCGCCTGAACTTCGACTTCACGTATTACAACATTACTACACGCAATCAGATTTTGACCAACGTGCCGCTTTCTTATAGCAGTGGTCTTTCAGGTATGGTGCTCAATGCCGGCAAAATCAGAAACTGGGGTTACGAAGCCATGTTAAACGCCATACCGGTAAGAACGGGTAGTGGTTTTGAATGGAACTTCAATATTAACTTTTCTGCCAACCGCAGCACGGTGCTGGAGCTTGCGCCCGATCAAGGCGTTAGCAATTACGTCATGGCGAGCCGTTATGTATCGATCGAAGCTCGTGAAGGCGAACGCATGGGTAATATGTATGGCTTAGGTTACCGTCGTGTGCAAGATCGCAACAGTCCATACTACGGACAAATCATCTTTAATAACGATGGCAAACCGTTGCCTACCGAAAACATTGTCAATCTTGGAAATTACAATCCAGATTGGTTAATGGGTGTTCGTAATAATTTTACGTTTAAAGGCGTTCACCTCGGTGCGCTGCTTGATATTCGCTATGGCGGCGAGATCTATTCGCACACCCAGGTGATCGGTAGAGAAACCGGATCGCTTATCGAGACCCTTGAAGGCCGCGCCAACGGTTACGATTTAAATCAAGAAGGCAATGGTGTGATTGGTCAAGGTGTCGTACAAAATGCGGATGGAAGTTACAGTCCTAACGCGGTAAAACTTTCGGCTCGCGAGTGGCACACATCATATACACTCGGTCGTAGTTTATTAGAAGGCGCTATCTTCGACGCTTCCTTTATCAAATTGCGCGAGCTTTCCGTAGGCTACACACTGCCTGCCCGCGTGATGGGTAAATTGCCGATCCGCGATGTTAAGTTTTCGTTGATAGGGCGCAACTTAGCCGTATGGTCAAACGTTCCACATATCGATCCAGAAACCGCTTCCATGAGTGGCGGAACGATCATTCCAGGTGTAGAGTCTATGGCCTTGCCATCTACCCGCAGCTGGGGATTCAGTCTTAACTTTAAACTGTAA
- a CDS encoding M60 family metallopeptidase: MKKNIFYLLVASVLVGFSSCEKAVTSIEAASSAAIEQTLAIADSVQTFSVTPSATTETDRMRFRGNHNEMQATGFYAAPNSVVTIKTTVKSGTTPIRLAIGTPFRDNVRPVRQYFNLQEGTQSFTIDQYGGLVYIIYTANNYSSTGQVEITFGDGFVAVPYFQKGKTSQSQWQETLNALKDDVPDVVFSSDHTIMVANMEKALLYQNEDQNLIVDRLDAIIDFSNKISGLSGNSGVHAVPYNKHLITVRDAASGGYMAAGIAIYYTESLSYRLLQPLYLSNVNGWGMWHEVGHTYQQNAWTWTGMTETTVNVYSLASERGFGLSPSRITTNNSWHKLDTYLQKPVVDRNFNQGDVELKLIMFHQLQLAFGDEVFIQLSRSTRENRPNVSTDEEKMRYFMLTVAQVTQKNLSDFFRKWGFKVNQSVYDELDAFGFPAPDQDLTTLRD; encoded by the coding sequence ATGAAAAAGAACATTTTTTATTTACTCGTAGCCAGTGTTTTAGTAGGATTTTCTTCCTGCGAAAAAGCCGTAACCTCTATAGAAGCGGCATCTTCAGCTGCCATAGAGCAAACCTTAGCTATCGCGGACAGCGTACAAACGTTTAGCGTCACACCTTCTGCTACTACTGAAACCGATAGAATGCGATTTCGAGGGAACCATAACGAGATGCAGGCGACCGGATTTTATGCCGCGCCTAATAGCGTGGTAACCATTAAGACAACCGTGAAATCAGGCACTACGCCCATTCGCCTTGCTATCGGCACGCCATTCCGCGATAATGTCAGACCAGTCAGGCAGTATTTCAATCTTCAAGAAGGAACGCAATCGTTCACCATTGATCAATACGGCGGATTGGTATACATCATTTATACGGCAAATAACTACAGCAGCACAGGCCAAGTAGAGATTACTTTTGGGGATGGTTTTGTTGCCGTTCCATATTTCCAAAAAGGAAAGACCTCCCAGTCGCAATGGCAAGAAACGTTAAATGCATTAAAGGATGATGTGCCTGATGTGGTTTTCTCCTCGGACCATACAATCATGGTTGCCAACATGGAGAAGGCATTGTTGTATCAAAATGAAGATCAAAATCTTATCGTAGACCGATTGGATGCTATTATTGATTTTTCGAATAAGATTAGTGGTCTAAGCGGTAATAGCGGTGTGCATGCCGTTCCGTATAATAAACATCTCATCACGGTTAGAGACGCTGCTTCTGGCGGATATATGGCGGCAGGCATCGCAATTTATTATACGGAGTCGTTATCTTATCGTCTGTTACAGCCGCTTTACCTTTCCAACGTAAATGGCTGGGGGATGTGGCATGAAGTAGGGCATACCTATCAGCAAAACGCATGGACCTGGACCGGTATGACAGAAACGACCGTAAATGTTTATTCGTTGGCCAGTGAACGCGGATTTGGCTTGTCTCCAAGCCGAATTACAACGAACAATTCTTGGCACAAACTGGATACTTATTTGCAAAAACCAGTGGTCGATCGTAATTTCAACCAAGGCGACGTTGAATTAAAATTAATCATGTTTCATCAGTTACAACTTGCTTTTGGTGACGAGGTATTTATTCAATTAAGTCGCTCAACCCGGGAGAATAGACCTAACGTTTCAACCGATGAAGAGAAAATGCGATACTTCATGCTCACGGTAGCTCAGGTAACGCAAAAAAATCTTTCAGACTTCTTCCGTAAATGGGGATTTAAAGTCAACCAATCGGTTTACGACGAACTCGATGCCTTTGGTTTTCCAGCTCCAGATCAAGACCTTACGACATTGCGCGATTAG
- a CDS encoding ectonucleotide pyrophosphatase/phosphodiesterase has translation MKKQFLALATLSVFLLCNAQPAAAQIEHVVVIGVDGLSSSGLRNAETPVLDKLIQDGAIAWQARTVLPTVSSPNWATIITGAGPEQHGVLNNDWEVDKQVLTPITQDATKRFPSLFRVIKQQRPGAKLASVYHWDAFGRLYDRAAVDFDRHFSTPDSCVTAFNSYLAQERPTFAFLHLDHVDGAGHQHGHGSAGYLAAIAHADSLIGRVMAAIDKAGIREKTLLLLVSDHGGIDKGHGGTSDEEITVPVLLYGAGVKRGTVITHPTYLYDVAATVAQALKLTLPEACIGRPITQAFGK, from the coding sequence ATGAAAAAGCAATTTCTAGCGCTCGCCACACTTAGTGTGTTCTTGTTGTGCAATGCACAACCTGCAGCAGCTCAGATTGAACATGTTGTGGTGATTGGCGTAGATGGACTCAGCAGCAGCGGCCTCCGTAATGCGGAAACACCTGTGCTTGATAAACTTATTCAAGATGGTGCGATCGCATGGCAAGCGCGCACCGTTTTGCCCACGGTAAGTAGTCCGAATTGGGCAACGATAATCACTGGTGCCGGACCGGAGCAACACGGTGTGCTTAATAATGATTGGGAAGTCGATAAACAAGTGCTTACGCCTATCACACAGGACGCTACAAAACGTTTTCCTTCGCTTTTCCGTGTTATAAAACAGCAGCGTCCTGGCGCTAAACTTGCATCCGTATACCATTGGGATGCGTTTGGCCGCTTATACGATCGCGCTGCGGTCGACTTTGACCGCCATTTCTCCACGCCAGATTCTTGTGTCACCGCCTTCAACAGCTATCTCGCACAAGAGCGGCCTACTTTTGCTTTTTTACACCTCGACCATGTTGATGGTGCGGGGCATCAACATGGACACGGTTCTGCCGGATATCTTGCCGCTATTGCTCATGCAGATAGTTTGATCGGTCGCGTTATGGCGGCGATCGATAAAGCGGGAATCCGGGAGAAAACATTGCTACTTTTGGTATCAGATCATGGTGGTATCGATAAAGGGCATGGTGGCACCTCAGATGAGGAAATAACCGTTCCTGTTCTACTTTACGGAGCCGGTGTAAAACGCGGAACGGTGATTACGCATCCGACTTATTTGTATGATGTTGCCGCAACCGTTGCGCAGGCCTTGAAGCTCACACTACCAGAGGCTTGTATCGGCCGACCGATTACACAGGCTTTCGGTAAATAA
- a CDS encoding MFS transporter encodes MDSSTSSPFLPQINGSKQRIRLAVSLFYFGQGLAFASWASRIPIIKANLQLTEAELGTILLMLPIGQLMTMPLSGKLVSKYGSHRIMPFGAFFYLLVLCSISFASNAWHLGGALLLFGIVGNICNISVNTQGVLAERVYQKSIMSSFHGAWSIAGFTGALIGLATLNLNISTSIHFYIVSGLLLFNILLNRAFLVQDLSGTTEKKSFSFKPDKLLISLGVIGFCSMATEGAMFDWSGVYFHDIVKAPDTLTTLGYASFMVMMATGRFIGDAVIGKIGRKRTLQISGILMFVGMMGAVVFPQIIFCTLAFMLVGLGVAVNVPSVYSVAGTHKTISSGVALAMVSSVSYLGFLMGPPLIGYVAEISNLRYSFGLFACFGLLMFFLTSRLAVFNTPKEGEG; translated from the coding sequence ATGGATTCATCAACGAGCTCGCCATTTTTACCCCAAATCAACGGAAGCAAACAACGCATACGCCTCGCAGTCTCACTTTTTTACTTTGGCCAAGGACTGGCCTTTGCCAGCTGGGCAAGCCGTATTCCTATTATTAAGGCCAATCTTCAGCTTACCGAAGCCGAGCTGGGCACCATATTGCTCATGCTCCCCATCGGGCAATTGATGACGATGCCGCTCTCCGGAAAATTGGTAAGTAAATACGGTAGCCACCGAATCATGCCATTTGGTGCTTTTTTTTACCTGCTGGTGCTGTGTAGCATCTCGTTTGCCAGCAATGCTTGGCATCTGGGCGGTGCGCTTTTGCTTTTCGGCATTGTAGGTAATATTTGTAATATTTCAGTCAATACACAGGGCGTATTGGCCGAGCGTGTTTATCAAAAGTCGATTATGTCTTCCTTCCACGGAGCCTGGAGTATAGCCGGTTTTACGGGCGCATTGATCGGGCTTGCGACACTCAACCTGAACATTTCGACTTCCATTCACTTTTATATCGTAAGCGGACTCTTGTTGTTTAATATTTTGCTGAACCGGGCTTTTCTTGTGCAAGATCTGTCGGGCACGACCGAAAAAAAATCCTTTTCGTTTAAACCGGATAAACTGCTGATCTCGCTTGGCGTTATTGGATTTTGTAGTATGGCTACCGAAGGTGCTATGTTTGACTGGAGTGGTGTTTACTTTCACGACATCGTAAAAGCGCCAGACACCCTGACGACACTTGGCTACGCATCGTTTATGGTGATGATGGCTACAGGCCGCTTTATCGGCGATGCCGTCATCGGTAAGATTGGGCGCAAACGCACCTTGCAAATCAGCGGGATCTTGATGTTTGTCGGGATGATGGGCGCTGTGGTATTTCCGCAAATCATCTTTTGCACACTTGCATTTATGCTTGTCGGGTTAGGTGTTGCGGTTAATGTGCCTTCCGTTTATTCCGTCGCGGGCACACATAAAACAATTTCTTCCGGCGTTGCGCTAGCCATGGTATCAAGCGTTAGCTACCTTGGCTTTTTAATGGGGCCGCCGCTTATCGGTTATGTTGCCGAGATTTCCAATCTCCGCTATTCATTTGGCCTGTTTGCTTGTTTCGGATTATTGATGTTTTTTCTTACCAGCCGCTTAGCGGTATTTAACACACCGAAAGAAGGTGAGGGCTAA
- a CDS encoding glycoside hydrolase family 43 protein encodes MKRILFCVSFLWLSLTSFASTTDSVYLFSYFVGNGEDGLHLASSEDGFTWNAIARQSTFLQPELSPDKLMRDPCIIRGKDNKFHMVWTVSWTQRGIGYAHSDDLVNWSPQQYLPVMEHEPKARNTWAPEITYDPANDEYMLYWATTITDAYPETLVQEEKAYNHRMYYVTTKDFQTFSETKLLYEPGFNSIDATIQPDNGRWLMFIKDETRVPVQKNLKMAFADKLTGPYSAASAPITGKYWAEGPTVLKIDGLWIVYFDKYTEHKYGAIQSRDLKTWEDVSDKVKLPKGLRHGTVFKVSKAEFQKVLSAN; translated from the coding sequence ATGAAGCGTATTCTTTTCTGCGTAAGCTTTTTATGGCTTTCGTTAACAAGTTTTGCAAGCACCACAGATAGTGTATATCTCTTTTCTTACTTTGTAGGTAACGGCGAAGATGGATTGCATCTCGCATCGAGCGAAGACGGGTTCACGTGGAACGCTATTGCACGCCAATCTACTTTTTTACAACCTGAACTCAGTCCGGACAAGCTGATGCGCGATCCCTGTATCATCCGGGGTAAAGACAATAAATTTCATATGGTATGGACGGTCAGCTGGACGCAGCGAGGTATTGGCTATGCGCATTCGGACGATCTCGTCAATTGGTCGCCACAGCAATACCTTCCCGTTATGGAACACGAACCAAAAGCACGCAATACTTGGGCGCCAGAAATAACGTATGACCCGGCGAACGATGAATATATGCTTTATTGGGCAACGACAATAACGGATGCTTATCCGGAGACTTTGGTGCAAGAAGAAAAAGCTTATAACCATCGTATGTACTATGTTACTACAAAAGATTTCCAAACGTTCTCCGAAACGAAGCTGCTTTACGAGCCGGGTTTTAACAGCATCGATGCCACGATACAGCCTGATAATGGCCGCTGGCTGATGTTTATTAAAGACGAGACGCGTGTGCCGGTACAAAAAAATCTGAAGATGGCATTTGCGGATAAACTTACCGGGCCTTACTCGGCTGCAAGTGCACCGATCACGGGTAAGTATTGGGCAGAAGGACCGACAGTTTTGAAGATCGATGGTCTTTGGATCGTGTATTTTGATAAGTATACAGAGCATAAATATGGCGCCATCCAATCGCGGGATTTAAAGACTTGGGAAGACGTGTCAGACAAGGTAAAACTTCCCAAAGGTCTTCGCCATGGTACGGTCTTTAAAGTATCTAAAGCCGAATTTCAAAAGGTGTTATCGGCAAATTAA
- a CDS encoding GNAT family N-acetyltransferase — translation MTPKVTIREITIKEETILSGLALLTVDVVQHHASIGFMQPFSIEDARRFWNGVLHRVEQGKVVLLVAEDYHSAQILGTVQLVIDQPANQPHRADVAKMHVHSAARRLGIGEQLLGAIEGEAIKRGKYVLVLDTVTDSPASFLYQKMGWIKVGDIPEYALFPNGGYCSTTYFYKKLE, via the coding sequence ATGACACCAAAGGTTACGATTCGTGAAATTACCATTAAAGAGGAGACGATCCTGTCGGGTTTAGCTTTGCTCACTGTTGATGTTGTTCAACACCATGCTTCAATAGGTTTTATGCAGCCTTTCTCCATAGAAGATGCTCGAAGATTTTGGAATGGCGTTTTACATCGGGTAGAGCAGGGAAAAGTTGTTCTACTCGTAGCGGAGGATTACCATTCCGCTCAAATTTTGGGAACAGTGCAACTCGTTATCGACCAGCCAGCAAACCAACCGCATCGGGCGGATGTTGCCAAGATGCATGTACACAGCGCAGCCCGAAGGCTAGGCATCGGCGAGCAACTATTGGGTGCAATAGAAGGCGAAGCGATAAAGCGAGGAAAGTACGTGCTTGTGTTGGATACGGTAACGGACAGTCCGGCATCGTTTCTTTACCAAAAGATGGGTTGGATAAAGGTTGGTGATATTCCGGAGTATGCGCTATTTCCTAATGGCGGTTATTGCAGCACGACGTATTTCTACAAAAAATTGGAATAG
- a CDS encoding DUF6624 domain-containing protein produces the protein MKNYLWLALSFLLFMAFSCKSKQPLTDEKRTALQTHLLEMVTIDQIAAKVKTGKYSAYTNEEWDAFKDSVFQHNQKIIEDYFRRFGYLGYQQVGKESSNHFWLMVQHSDHDPAFQRRVLRAMKKQVKKKNANPENYAYLFDRVQVNAGKKQVFGTQLTYLVKTTGRAIPKIGLIDSANVDRLRKEHLLPPLKEYLNAMTELHFQMNKDNYIEKGVTAPDLH, from the coding sequence ATGAAAAATTACCTTTGGCTAGCACTCTCGTTTCTTCTCTTTATGGCCTTTAGCTGTAAAAGCAAACAGCCGCTTACCGACGAAAAGCGCACGGCGTTGCAAACCCATCTATTAGAAATGGTCACGATTGATCAAATCGCAGCAAAAGTAAAGACCGGAAAATACAGCGCATATACAAATGAAGAGTGGGATGCATTTAAGGACAGTGTGTTTCAGCACAATCAAAAAATTATCGAAGATTATTTCCGACGCTTTGGCTATCTCGGTTATCAACAAGTAGGAAAAGAAAGTTCGAATCACTTTTGGCTGATGGTGCAACACTCAGATCATGATCCGGCCTTTCAGCGCAGGGTGTTGCGGGCGATGAAAAAACAGGTGAAAAAAAAGAATGCTAACCCCGAAAACTATGCCTACCTGTTTGATCGTGTGCAGGTAAACGCTGGAAAAAAGCAAGTATTTGGTACACAGTTAACGTATCTCGTCAAGACAACAGGCCGAGCTATCCCAAAAATAGGCCTCATCGACTCGGCAAATGTAGACCGCCTGCGTAAGGAACATCTTCTCCCGCCACTAAAGGAATACCTAAATGCAATGACGGAGCTGCATTTTCAGATGAATAAAGATAATTACATCGAAAAGGGTGTAACTGCACCAGATTTGCATTAA
- a CDS encoding SusD/RagB family nutrient-binding outer membrane lipoprotein — MPYINNIMKRIPLISGALALSLLFGACDKNFEEINTDPNAILRVTPDLLLPTVIRSSVNQVMGDGWAIGNIVIQQTAKIQFVNADRYIWGDQSGTWNGLYTALRDVNNLEQLAEASQQNNYKGISLVMKSWIYSVLTDTYGDVPYSEAIQGKTAQQFTPAYDAQEQIYAGIIADLEEANTLLGSSGEVVVGDILYSGNIQRWKKLANALHLRYLMRISGRQNVAQAMQAILNDPTKYPLFENNADNGALRYLAELPNQFPVHTYRVGSFDEFRLSKTLGDKLLNFQDPRIAIFARPTAASASSANPQYAGVPNGLDDVAALNYNGGVQNISRVGALYFENAISDRGLEVARGYIMAYPELQFILAEAASKGLISGNSAQSYYENGIRAAFDMVDTEMPSAYLTREGVAFQQNRASELIGTQKWIGLFFTGMEAWFDWRRTGYPQLQAGPSNQNNNRIPVRFAYPLSEQSQNATSRAAAVSRQGADDINTPVWWDHN; from the coding sequence ATGCCGTATATCAATAACATCATGAAACGTATTCCGCTAATTAGCGGCGCACTAGCTCTATCTTTGCTATTTGGCGCTTGCGATAAAAATTTTGAGGAGATCAATACCGATCCCAATGCCATTCTTCGCGTCACGCCCGATTTGCTCTTGCCAACAGTTATCCGTAGCTCCGTCAATCAGGTAATGGGTGACGGCTGGGCCATTGGTAATATTGTGATTCAACAAACGGCCAAGATACAGTTTGTTAACGCCGATCGGTATATTTGGGGCGACCAGTCAGGCACGTGGAACGGTCTATATACCGCGCTGCGCGATGTCAATAATCTCGAACAATTAGCCGAAGCCTCGCAACAAAACAACTACAAAGGCATTTCTTTGGTCATGAAATCGTGGATCTATTCTGTGCTTACCGACACCTATGGCGATGTGCCTTATTCCGAAGCTATCCAAGGAAAAACAGCGCAGCAATTTACGCCTGCCTACGACGCACAAGAACAAATCTACGCGGGTATCATTGCGGATCTGGAAGAAGCCAATACGCTTTTAGGCAGTTCGGGTGAAGTTGTTGTGGGGGATATACTCTACTCCGGCAATATCCAACGTTGGAAAAAACTCGCCAATGCGCTACATCTCCGTTATCTTATGCGCATCTCCGGCAGGCAAAATGTTGCGCAAGCTATGCAAGCGATACTCAATGACCCAACCAAATACCCGCTTTTTGAAAACAATGCTGATAATGGTGCTTTGCGTTATTTAGCCGAGTTGCCCAATCAATTTCCGGTGCATACTTATCGTGTTGGCTCTTTTGATGAGTTTCGCCTCAGCAAAACGCTGGGCGATAAGCTACTGAACTTTCAAGATCCTCGCATCGCGATCTTTGCCCGTCCTACCGCAGCGAGTGCAAGTAGCGCCAACCCGCAATATGCTGGCGTGCCCAATGGTCTTGACGACGTCGCGGCACTTAATTACAATGGTGGTGTGCAGAATATATCGCGAGTTGGCGCGCTTTATTTCGAAAATGCCATCAGCGATCGTGGTTTGGAAGTAGCTCGCGGCTATATTATGGCTTACCCCGAGTTACAGTTTATCCTGGCTGAGGCGGCAAGCAAAGGGCTTATCAGCGGCAACTCTGCGCAAAGCTATTACGAAAATGGTATCCGCGCAGCTTTTGATATGGTCGACACGGAAATGCCCTCGGCTTACCTGACACGTGAAGGCGTTGCTTTTCAACAAAACCGAGCGTCGGAATTGATTGGCACACAAAAATGGATCGGCCTGTTCTTTACCGGTATGGAGGCATGGTTTGATTGGCGGCGCACGGGTTATCCACAGCTCCAGGCAGGCCCTTCCAATCAAAATAACAATCGTATTCCTGTGCGTTTTGCGTATCCGCTTTCTGAGCAATCGCAAAATGCCACCAGCCGCGCTGCCGCCGTCAGCAGACAAGGTGCAGATGATATTAATACGCCGGTGTGGTGGGATCATAATTAG